The nucleotide sequence CGGGGTGGTGGCCTTGGGCGGCTCGATGACCTTCAGCGGCGCGGGCGCGACCGGAGTGGCCACGGGCATGAAGCCCACCACCGTCTTCTCCGAGTCGTCCAGCGAGTCCAGCGCGTCGTCCGCGTCCGAGCCGAGCGCGTCCAGGCCGGAGAAGTCCTCCTCCACGCCCTCGACGACGGCGTCGGGCGGGGCCTCCACGGGCTCCTCGACGATGGCGGCGGGCTCGGGCTCCGGCGACGACATGTCGCTGAAGGCCGCGTCCAGGTCCAGCTCCTCGCCAGCGACCGCGGGCTCCTCCTCCTCGCCGGTGTCGACGGAGATCTCCTCACCGAAGTCCGCCGTCATCGGCTCGTCGCCGAGCGCGTCCAGCGTGAGGCTCTCGTCGACCACGTCCTCGGAGACGGCCACTTCGGGGAAGCCGATGATGGCGCCCACGCGCTCGGTGAGCAGGTTGGCGTCCACCGGCATGGGCACGTACTCGTCCGCGTGCGCCTTCAGCTTGCGGTGCTGCGCGAAGCCATCCGGGTTGCCGACGATGACGATGGGGACGTTCTTGAGGTCGTCGTCCTTCTTCAGCTTGCCGCAGATGAGGTAGCCGTTCTGCCCGGCGGACAGCTCCACCGCCAGCACGACGAGGTCGGGCCTGTCGCGGCGAATCTGCTCCACGCTGCCCTTGCCGTCCGCGGTGTCCTCCACGGTGAAGCCCCGTCCCTCCAGGACGGGCCTCAGGGTGGCTGCGAGGGCGGTGTCGCTCTTTTCGACGATCAGGATTTTCTTGGACATGTAGGAACGGCCCGACCTGGGTGCGGCGCGCGCGGGCGCCACGAGTGACGGTGGCGCGCGAGGAAAGAAGCGCCGTCGAGGCTATCGGCCATGTCAGGGACCGTCAAATGTTCGGGCCGTACGAAACTCCGCCCGCAGGGCAGTCGGGCAGGCGCCACGGCGCGAGCAACAGCACGCTTCAGGGAAACGACGCGGGCTCGACGGAGACGGCGGGGCGCGAGCGCGCGGGCATCGGGAGTGTCTGGTACGAGTAATTCCCGTCCGCGGACTCCATCGCGCGGGGCGGCGTGCTGGCCAGCGTGGCGCCGTGCTCGCGCTCCTCGAGCATGCGCAGGATGTCACGCTCGTCCATGTCGGTGACCATCTCGTAGACGACCTCGTGGTCGCGCCAGGTCACGATGTTGAAGCCCTGCGCGGAGTCCACCTCCACCGCGGGCAGCGCCTGGGGACGGGGGCTCGCCTCGTCCGGCACCACGAACACGCCGAGCCGACGGCTGGGGCCACCCTCGTCGGGGAGCGTCTCGTAGCTGATGTACGCGACCTCGCGGCCGTTGAGGATGGAGATGCGGCCACCCAACGGCTTGGCGCGAGGCAGCTGCGGCAGCGCGACGCGGGGATCCACCGTGCCCTTGAACCACGTCTCCAACTGCTCGGAGTTGGACGCGGTGACTTCGTACGGCAGCGGACGCTTGAAGCGCAGGACGAGCTCTTCCTTCGCCAGCCGCTCCCGCTTGCCCGCCTGATACGCGGACCAGCCGCTCGTCACCGTCACCACCACCAGGGCGACGGCGCCCGCGCGCAGCCAGACCCCATATTGCGCGCGGCGGTGCTCCTGGTGGAGCCCCCGGGCGATGCCCGCGCGGAGCGAGGCCGGGGCCTGCATCCGCTGCACGGAGTGTCTCGCGGCCCGCCGCAGGGCGAGCTGCATGTGCCGCTCTTCCTCCACGCGGCGCTGACATCCAGCGCACGCGGAGAGGTGGGATTCGAGGTCGACCCGCTCCTCCGGCTGGAATTCGCCGTCGAGGTACGGATACAGAAGCCGTTCGAGTTCCTGGCAGGTCATGGGCGCGCGGTAGGAACCTGTTTCTACCCCGTCTTCTTCCTTTGACGATACTCTTCGAGGTTCGCCGGGGTCTCCACGCCCTCACCCTCGTGGCGGAAGACGCCCTGGCCCACCGCGTACTCGCGCAGGGTCTTCTGCAGGAGCTTGCGGCCTCGGAACAGGCGGCTCATCACGGTGCCGACAGGGCACTCGAGGATCTCGGCGATCTCCTTGTAGGAGAACTCCTGCAGGTCCGCGAGGATGACCACCAGCCTGAAGTCGATGGGCAAGGAGTCGATGGCGCGCAGCACGTCGTCCGACAGGAGCCGGTCGAAGAAGTACTGCTCCGGGTTGGCCGCGAAGTCCGTCGCGTCCCGGCTCACGAAGCGCTCGTGCACCGCCTCGCGCTCGACACCCTCCACCACCGTGCGCTCCTTCACCTTGCGCCGGTAGCGGTTGATGAACGTGTTGGTGAGGATCTTGAAGAGCCAGGCCTTGATGTTGGTGCCCCGCTCGAACTTGTCGAAGAAGCGGTAGGCCCTCATGCAGGTGTCCTGCACCAGGTCCTCGGCATCGCGCTCGTTCTTCGTCAGGCGCAGGGCCGCCGAATAGAGCGGGTCCAGGTGGGCCAGCGCCAGTTCCTCGAATTCCTGCTTCGTCCGGTTGGGTTGTCTGAAATCCAACATGTCCCGCCTTCCAGAGGCCCGAAACAATTGGGGAATGAGTTGTCGCCTGCCCATCAATGTATGCACGGGAACAGAACTGGCAACAACGGCTTCCCAGTCACACCCGCCCGTCCGGTCGCTTCGGGTACGCCAGACTCCCGGCGGGGAACTTTATTCCCCAATTTCAATAACGAAGGGGAGACGGGATGTCGCCATCCGCGCCTCCCCCTCGGGAAGTGCCCTGCCTGTCAGGCTGCTGGGCGGGCTACTTGCGCGCGAGCGCCTCGGAGATGGCCAGGTACTCGTACCCCAGGTCCTTGGCGACGGCCTCGTAGGTGACGTGGCCGTTGTAGGTGTTCATCGCACGGGCCAGGGCGCGGTCCGACTTCACGGCCTCCACCAGGCCCATGTCGGCGATCTTCCGCGAGTAGGGACGGGTGGTGTTGGTGAGGGCGTACGTGGACGTCTGGGGGACGGCGCCCGGCATGTTGGCGACGCAGTAGTGGACGACGCCGTGCACCTCGAACGTCGGGTTGTCGTGCGTGGTGGGCTTGCAGGTCTCGATGCAGCCGCCCTGGTCCACCGCGACGTCGACGACGACGGAGCCCGGGGTCATCTCGGAGATGAGCGACTCGGAGACGAGCTTGGGGGCCTTGCCGCCGGGGATGAGCACCGCGCCCACGACGAGGTCGGCCTCGCGCACGGAGGCGGCGATGCTCTCCGTGTCGGAGGCGAGCACGCTGACGCGGCCGAGGAACACGTCGTCCAGGTAGGTGAGGCGCTCCAGGTTGACGTCGAGGATGGTGACCTCGGCGCCCATGCCCACGGCGACCTTCGCGGCGCACAGACCGACGACGCCGCCACCGATGATGGTGACGCGGCCGCGGCGCACGCCGGGCACGCCGCCCAGGAGGATACCCTTGCCACCGTGCGCCTTCTCCAGGCACGCGGCGCCCACCTGGATGGCCATCTTCCCGGCCACCTCGGACATGGGCTTGAGCAGCGGGAGGCTGCCGTCATCCAGTTGCAGCGTCTCGTACGCGACGGCCGCCGCCTTCTTCTTCACCAGCGTCTTCGTCAGCTCCGGGTCCACGCCGGCCAGATGGAAGTACGTGTAGATGATCTGCCCGGGCTGGATGCGCTCATACTCCGGCGCGATGGGCTCCTTCACCTTGACGATCATCTCCGCGCGCTTCCAGACCTCGTCCGCGCTGGCGACGAGCGTCGCGCCCACGCGCTGGTACTCCGAGTCGGGGATGCCAGAGCCGACGCCGGCGTTCGTCTCGACCAGCACCGTGTGGCCCGCGCTCGTGAGCGCGCGCACGCCCGCAGGCACCATGCCGACGCGGTACTCACGGGTTTTGATCTCCTTGGGAACTCCGACGATCACGACTTGCCTCCGAGAGGGGGACTGAAAAAGCGCGCGGACCCTAACGGGCCCCCTAGAGGGAATCAAGGCGTCCGCCCAAGCGGTGCACATGTCACCGGTGAGCCTGTGTTACCCCAGAGGGATGACGCACGGCGTTGAATGCGGTGCGTC is from Myxococcus fulvus and encodes:
- a CDS encoding anti-sigma factor family protein; its protein translation is MTCQELERLLYPYLDGEFQPEERVDLESHLSACAGCQRRVEEERHMQLALRRAARHSVQRMQAPASLRAGIARGLHQEHRRAQYGVWLRAGAVALVVVTVTSGWSAYQAGKRERLAKEELVLRFKRPLPYEVTASNSEQLETWFKGTVDPRVALPQLPRAKPLGGRISILNGREVAYISYETLPDEGGPSRRLGVFVVPDEASPRPQALPAVEVDSAQGFNIVTWRDHEVVYEMVTDMDERDILRMLEEREHGATLASTPPRAMESADGNYSYQTLPMPARSRPAVSVEPASFP
- a CDS encoding sigma-70 family RNA polymerase sigma factor, which codes for MLDFRQPNRTKQEFEELALAHLDPLYSAALRLTKNERDAEDLVQDTCMRAYRFFDKFERGTNIKAWLFKILTNTFINRYRRKVKERTVVEGVEREAVHERFVSRDATDFAANPEQYFFDRLLSDDVLRAIDSLPIDFRLVVILADLQEFSYKEIAEILECPVGTVMSRLFRGRKLLQKTLREYAVGQGVFRHEGEGVETPANLEEYRQRKKTG
- the ald gene encoding alanine dehydrogenase, producing MIVGVPKEIKTREYRVGMVPAGVRALTSAGHTVLVETNAGVGSGIPDSEYQRVGATLVASADEVWKRAEMIVKVKEPIAPEYERIQPGQIIYTYFHLAGVDPELTKTLVKKKAAAVAYETLQLDDGSLPLLKPMSEVAGKMAIQVGAACLEKAHGGKGILLGGVPGVRRGRVTIIGGGVVGLCAAKVAVGMGAEVTILDVNLERLTYLDDVFLGRVSVLASDTESIAASVREADLVVGAVLIPGGKAPKLVSESLISEMTPGSVVVDVAVDQGGCIETCKPTTHDNPTFEVHGVVHYCVANMPGAVPQTSTYALTNTTRPYSRKIADMGLVEAVKSDRALARAMNTYNGHVTYEAVAKDLGYEYLAISEALARK